A portion of the Fulvia fulva chromosome 1, complete sequence genome contains these proteins:
- a CDS encoding Branched-chain-amino-acid aminotransferase, cytosolic, which produces MASSSLRTLLPRSTRGLASAGQKSARCAVGQAQKRQYSTPLRAPDASDPRLSAIDVSQLSITKTASPKPITPNEELVFGRAFTDHMMSLEWTATDGWLPPRITPYQNLSLDPATCVLHYAFEAFEGMKAYKDKEGNVRLFRPDKNMARMNKSVSRIALPTFDGEAVIDLIKRFAKMEERFIPSKRGFSLYLRPNMIGTQRTLGVGPPGSAMLYVIASPVGPYYPTGFKAVSLEATDYAVRAWPGGVGASKLGANYAPCIVPQMQAASRGFHQNLWLFKELDPATGIEEDYVTEVGTMNLFAAIVNTEGQKELMTAPLDGTILEGVVRDSVLALARERLAPQGWKVSERRFAMRELVDAANEGRMIEVFGSGTAATVSPVRAISYKGKLVDCGIPEGEEVGPVCLQMKDWIEGIQYGEEEHPWSVKC; this is translated from the exons ATGGCTTCCTCTTCATTACGGACGCTGCTTCCGCGGTCGACCAGAGGACTCGCCAGCGCCGGCCAGAAGAGTGCACGATGCGCCGTCGGTCAAGCACAAAAACGACAATATAGCACGCCTCTACGAGCGCCAGATGCTAGCGATCCCAGGCTCAGCGCCATCGACGTCTCCCAATTGTCCATCACCAAGACCGCCTCACCGAAGCCAATCACGCCCAATGAGGAGCTCGTCTTCGGCCGCGCCTTCACAGACCACATGATGTCGCTCGAGTGGACAGCGACAGATGGATGGCTGCCACCGAGGATAACACCCTACCAGAATCTCTCTCTTGACCCGGCGACTTGCGTACTACACTACGCCTTCGAGGCATTCGAGGGTATGAAGGCATACAAAGACAAAGAAGGCAACGTGCGATTATTTCGACCCGACAAGAACATGGCGCGCATGAACAAGAGCGTCTCCCGGATAGCTCTGCCGACGTTCGATGGCGAGGCTGTGATAGATCTGATCAAGAGGTTCGCCAAGATGGAGGAGAGGTTCATCCCATCGAAGCGTGGCTTTAGCTTGTACCTCCGGCCGAACATGATTGGGACACAGCGTACACTCGGCGTTGGACCGCCAGGCAGTGCGATGTTGTATGTCATTGCTTCGCCGGTGGGACCATACTACCCAACAGGCTTCAAGGCTGTCTCGCTCGAAGCTACGGACTATGCTGTACGTGCCTGGCCAGGCGGCGTTGGTGCTAGCAAGCTTGGCGCCAACTACGCTCCGTGCATTGTGCCGCAGATGCAAGCTGCTTCGCGAGGATTCCACCAGAATCTATGGCTCTTCAAGGAGCTGGATCCAGCTACTGGCATCGAGGAGGACTATGTCACTGAGGTCGGAACAATGAACCTGTTCGCTGCGATTGTGAACACGGAGGGTCAGAAAGAGCTGATGACTGCGCCACTTGATGGAACGATCCTGGAAGGTGTAGTGCGCGACTCAGTACTCGCACTGGCAAGAGAAAGGTTAGCACCACAAGGCTGGAAGGTCTCGGAGCGAAGGTTCGCGATGCGCGAACTTGTTGATGCCGCAAATGAGGGCCGCATGATTGAGGTCTTTGGCTCTGGTACTGCCGCGACCGTGTCGCCTGTACGAGCCATCTCGTACAAGGGCAAACTCGTGGATTGCGGCATCCCAGAAGGCGAGGAGGTAGGTCCAGTGTGCTTGCAGATGAAGGACTGGATAGAAGGCATACAGTACGGAGAGGAGGAGCACCCTTGGAG TGTAAAGTGCTAG